A single genomic interval of Nitrospirota bacterium harbors:
- the folD gene encoding bifunctional methylenetetrahydrofolate dehydrogenase/methenyltetrahydrofolate cyclohydrolase FolD — MAATIIDGKKVAADIKEKLKKEVDELKSKGVNPALSVVLVGENPASKKYVANKEKTCEALGIKSVAYKLPESATQEELLKLVDELNANPEIHGILVQLPLPKHMNEKEVMHRIAPEKDVDGFGPDALGRLLLDEPGFVPCTPHGAMKMLEAYGVDPAGKKAVIVGRSVIVGKPLALLLLRKNATVTICHSRTPDLKGECLSADILCVAVGRAHMVKGDWVKEGAAVIDIGINVNEQGKLVGDVEFDKAKERAGWITPVPGGAGPMTIAMLMYNTVEAAKATLKA; from the coding sequence AACTTAAGTCTAAAGGGGTGAATCCGGCCCTTTCCGTAGTGCTTGTGGGTGAAAATCCTGCCAGCAAGAAGTATGTGGCAAACAAGGAGAAGACCTGTGAGGCCCTTGGTATCAAGAGTGTGGCGTATAAACTCCCTGAGTCGGCTACCCAGGAGGAGCTGCTCAAGCTTGTGGACGAACTGAATGCAAATCCCGAGATTCACGGGATACTGGTACAGCTTCCCCTGCCCAAACACATGAATGAGAAGGAAGTGATGCACAGGATTGCACCTGAGAAGGATGTGGATGGTTTTGGTCCGGATGCACTGGGAAGGCTTCTCCTTGATGAGCCGGGCTTTGTGCCGTGCACGCCTCACGGGGCAATGAAGATGCTTGAGGCCTACGGGGTTGACCCTGCCGGAAAGAAGGCCGTTATAGTCGGAAGGAGTGTGATAGTCGGCAAGCCTCTTGCACTGTTATTGCTCAGAAAGAATGCCACAGTTACCATATGTCACAGCAGGACGCCTGACCTTAAGGGAGAATGTCTGTCTGCGGATATCCTGTGTGTGGCTGTCGGAAGGGCTCATATGGTAAAGGGTGACTGGGTAAAAGAAGGTGCAGCAGTTATAGATATCGGTATTAATGTGAATGAGCAGGGCAAACTGGTTGGTGATGTGGAGTTTGACAAGGCAAAAGAGAGGGCCGGCTGGATTACCCCTGTGCCTGGCGGTGCAGGCCCCATGACAATTGCCATGCTCATGTATAATACAGTAGAGGCTGCGAAGGCAACTTTGAAGGCATAA
- a CDS encoding methylenetetrahydrofolate reductase C-terminal domain-containing protein, translated as MIISRKRDFQELLENIKNYKSFFLIGCSECASLCGTGSEKEVKELAETLKSEGKEVTGGIVAKTGCQVLGTKKELKAYKDEVNSAECLLVMSCGAGTQTAVELFEDKPVYATNDSLFLGNMTRFQVFDERCSMCGKCILDKTGGICPITTCPKGLLNGPCGGMKDGHCEVGPDIPCAWVRIYERMKKLDKLEELTGSVFDARDWSTGQSPRAFSAREKKGK; from the coding sequence ATGATTATTTCCAGGAAGCGTGACTTTCAGGAATTACTTGAAAATATCAAAAACTACAAGAGTTTTTTTCTTATAGGATGCTCGGAGTGCGCCTCTCTTTGCGGTACCGGAAGCGAGAAGGAGGTTAAGGAACTTGCAGAGACCCTGAAGTCGGAAGGAAAGGAAGTAACAGGCGGTATTGTTGCAAAGACAGGCTGTCAGGTGCTGGGGACAAAGAAGGAACTCAAGGCCTATAAGGATGAAGTAAACAGTGCAGAGTGCCTTCTCGTCATGTCCTGTGGCGCCGGCACACAGACTGCGGTTGAGCTTTTTGAAGACAAGCCTGTCTATGCGACCAATGACTCACTCTTTCTCGGAAACATGACACGCTTCCAGGTCTTTGATGAGCGGTGCTCCATGTGCGGCAAGTGCATACTCGACAAGACCGGCGGGATCTGTCCGATAACTACCTGTCCCAAGGGTTTGCTTAACGGGCCCTGTGGCGGAATGAAGGATGGCCACTGTGAGGTGGGTCCGGACATCCCGTGTGCATGGGTAAGGATATATGAGCGGATGAAGAAGCTTGATAAACTTGAGGAACTGACCGGGTCTGTTTTTGATGCCAGAGACTGGTCAACAGGACAGAGCCCCAGGGCCTTCAGTGCAAGAGAGAAAAAGGGGAAATGA